Proteins from a genomic interval of Deltaproteobacteria bacterium:
- a CDS encoding enoyl-CoA hydratase (Catalyzes the reversible hydration of unsaturated fatty acyl-CoA to beta-hydroxyacyl-CoA), with protein sequence MNTSELLFEQQGAVAIITFNRPDARNAITWAMYDGLMESSEEVDRNDTIRVVIFRGAGGQAFVAGTDISQFQNFRTEDDALNYERRLDEVVGRLEQVTKPTIAAITGPAAGAGAVVALTCDLRYCTPESQIGVPIARTLGNCLSIANYARLVDMVGPARTKELLFRARLLSANDALQLGLINEIVPAERLFEHVVTVAQEIATHAPITLRVTKEAIRRLQVHRRAVDGDDLTVMAYMSEDFREGVNAFVAKRKPQFRGK encoded by the coding sequence ATGAACACAAGCGAATTACTTTTTGAACAGCAAGGCGCAGTCGCAATTATTACCTTTAATAGACCGGACGCGCGTAACGCGATTACCTGGGCAATGTACGATGGTTTGATGGAGTCGAGCGAAGAAGTTGACCGCAATGACACAATTCGTGTGGTGATCTTCCGTGGCGCAGGAGGACAAGCGTTCGTTGCGGGCACAGACATCAGTCAGTTTCAGAATTTTCGCACCGAAGACGACGCGCTCAACTATGAACGACGCTTAGATGAGGTTGTCGGTCGGTTGGAGCAGGTCACCAAACCGACGATTGCTGCGATTACCGGTCCTGCTGCTGGCGCTGGGGCGGTTGTCGCCCTCACGTGCGACCTGCGTTACTGCACGCCGGAAAGCCAGATTGGGGTGCCAATCGCACGAACGTTAGGTAATTGTCTGTCAATTGCGAACTATGCGCGACTCGTGGATATGGTTGGTCCGGCACGAACAAAAGAGTTGTTGTTTCGGGCCAGGTTACTTTCGGCGAATGATGCTCTCCAACTTGGTCTCATCAACGAAATTGTTCCCGCAGAGCGTTTGTTCGAGCATGTCGTAACCGTGGCTCAAGAAATCGCAACTCACGCACCAATTACACTGCGAGTGACAAAAGAAGCGATTCGTCGCTTGCAGGTCCATCGGCGGGCAGTTGATGGCGATGATCTCACGGTGATGGCCTATATGAGCGAAGACTTCCGCGAAGGGGTGAACGCATTCGTGGCCAAGCGGAAGCCGCAGTTTCGCGGGAAATAG